The following nucleotide sequence is from Scyliorhinus torazame isolate Kashiwa2021f chromosome 4, sScyTor2.1, whole genome shotgun sequence.
cacgcggtgccaggtgcgccgtcAGGTGGCAGAAATGGGCGACCGTTTCTCGGCTCATCCGGAGCCtcccctgtccggcaggtcctcgaaggacatgcggggcgCCGAGAGACACAAGGCCTCATCGGCCGCCTCCGGCGCCTTggcaccgccaccaccaccccctccccctcctcctcctcctgctccacatCCTGTGCCTCACCCTCGTTGTCCTCCGCTCCTCCTGTGCCCATCCGGCGggcggccctgcagcctgagcAGGTGCCACCtgcccccctgcagcccgtccctctgctgcagccgccactGCCGCAGccgctctgagccgcctgcgccgaCGTTGCCACAAGgccgcatgcagggcagcggctccggccacggcggccaacatcgctggcgggtgcccaaacattatgatctgcagggatcggggggggggggggtatacaacatgtttaacgatggtgcgtggccccctctgcagccaggtgCCGTGGGCTACATGTCTGCCCCGGTTGGCTGATTGCGCCACAGCCGCACATGCACCCAGACCCCTGCCCACACCCTGCGTGCTCCGCCCAGTATTGCCCGTCCCTCCTGCTGGCACCACCAGTGGATTGCACTGCCCTCACAGGGGGCTGCCATGGGAGCAGCCCTGGACCTACCCGCGGGTGGGTGCCGCCGGCTGGGAGGGccgccccctgggggggggggggtggggggggggggggggtccggctccCAATGCCCACATCCGGCAGCCTTGCGCTCGGCCAACGCTCGGGGTTGGTGCCCATCAGCATCGCGCGGAAAATCGGCGCCATTTCCGATTGCCCGAAGCGGCTctgcctgagagaatcccgccgtcgGAAGGTTGAGAAGGGGCCTTGGTGGTGAAGCGGAAGAGAAAATGGCGGATCCGAGTCATCAACGTCCTTCCGATGGACAATGGAGAAGTTGACGGAACTCCTCACCGTGAATTGCAGGAGCTGAGACGGGTGATGTTGGCGGTCCGGTCCAAAGCGATGGAGAAGGCGGCGGCTCCCGTTGGCGtgactttggagagggtggagcggcGGTTCGAATTGGAAGGCGTGACCATTTGGGAGGTGGAGAAGGCCGTCTCAGACCACAGTATTGGTGGCGAGGTGGACAATCAGGAGAACTGGTACAGGCGCCAGGGCCTGAGGCTTATTGGGCATTGAAGGTACAAACCCCACAGAGGATGTGGCAAAGATGCCCGGGAAGGCAGTGGGGGAAGGGTCTTTGTGAAGGGGGggctcccatcaggccctggggactcatctactttaatgctttttaagatgcccaacacctcctctttattaatatcagcaTATCCTcgaccctatactcctcatccaacaAGGTCCTTCTCTTTGGGGAATACTgaggtaaagtattcatttagtatctctcccattccctctggttccgtacatagattccctccaatatccttgaaaggGCCAACCCTTTGCTGTGTCTCCATGGATACCCATCGGGCCTACCTTTCCAGCCAGGATGGAGAGAGCGCGCCCCCGCCCACGCAGCGGGGCGTTTGTCAAGTTTCCGTGAACCTTTGTTTCATTTGGGCCCCTGTCAGGAACGGCCCCTTTTAATTTCCCCCTGAGTTTGTTTCTTTCAGTATAATTAGCTGATTGACCTCAAAAGAGTTCAGgtgagtgcagggctgtgagggtaAAAGGTGCTGCTCCCTGGTGGACAGGATGGTTCAGTTGTTCGGCATCATGGGGGATTTTGGAGTGAGGGTTTTGGTCCTGGTGTTTGTTGGAGCTGTTCATTCCTCTGATACTTGGCAACGGTTTCGAGGGCAGAGGTTTCCGTGGAGCAGAGTCAACGCCTCCCCTGGGCCTCAGCGACTCCCTCCTCCTGGGCCTCCCTTTACTTCCCATTTCCGTGTGTCTGAGGGTCAAAGTGTGTCTCCGCTGCAGACTGTGACGGTGCAGTGCGGAGAGGACAAGCTGCTGGTCTGGGCCCAGCTGGATTTATTTGGAACCGGGCACCTGATTCAAGCTGCTGACCTGACCCTGGGGTCAGCAGGCTGTCGGCCAACCAGGATCTACTCTCAGAACCACACTGCCCTCTTTGACTATGGACTCCATGAGTGTGGCAGCAGATTGCAGGTAATGTCAATCCTCAACTCTGGCTGGTAGCTGGAGATTGTTCCCCGCTCTTCATTCCAACACTTGGTGAGATGTCATTGATATTGAGGAGATAGCTGTGTCCTGCTTCATAAACCCCCCCAGACTAGCTTTCTATTCTGCGTTGTACTTTGCTTCCACTGCTCTCAGTCTCAAACCTTGTGACATCAACCCCATTGTTCTGGAAGCTTCTCTTTGGTTCCTCCAAGCTTTTCCTCTTGTTGTTGTTCAGGATTTTCAGCTCCATTTCCCCCTTGTTCAGATCAATTGAACTGAGGGTTCAATTTCAGTCCAGGTTTAATCCAATTGGGTTGGGTGTTAATGGACAGAATGAGCTGAGATAGATTGGACTAAAGGAGGAACTCCACACTTCCCCAGTCATTCGGATCAACGAGGCCCTGGATTAAAACTGTTCTATTCCCAGGCTTCATATTGTCAATTTGTGGTTCCTTTTCCTGTTCACTGAAGCTGTCCTGAATCAATTCCCTGTTAATTGGTCCTGgtattgtgctctctctctctctctctctccttgtataAATTGCTTGAGGTTGCCGAGCAACACCAATAACAGATGAGGCCTTGCGGCCCCTCCAACCTGTTCCCCGTTCATTAAGATGAGGACTGAACGTCCCACAACCTCCCATGTCCCTGGGCTCCCAACATGATTCCCTTGATGCCCAAAAGTAAATCCATCTGCCCTGAATATCTTCGGTGACTGAGCGTTCCCAACTCTCTgggatagggaattccaaagattcaggagTTGCAGAATGAAGAAATTCCTTGTCGGGTTTGTCTTAAATGACCTGACCCCTGACCTGAGATGCCCCTAATACACACTAGCTGTGGGGACTGCAGCCTCTTTGCACCGCCCCTGTCAATCCCCCTGAGAATTGTTTAAACTGGATGGGATGAGTTCATTGTTGACCCCTGTGTAGAACTTTCTCATTTCCGACCAGTTCTTTCCTTAACCTGGTGTCTTTCAGATGTCTGGAGATTTCCTGATCTACTCCACCCACCTGAGCCACCGCCCAGAGTATCCTGGATCTGTCATTGTGAGAACGAATGGAGCGCTCGTTCCCATTGAGTGTCGTTACTTTAGGTGAGAAGCTTTACTCGATTCTCTAAAATCCACAGCTGCTGGGATTCTCTGAAGTTGTCTTAATGACTCTGCTGTCTTTCCAGGAAGGGCAATGTGAGCAGTAACCCCATCAGGCCCACCTGGATCCCATTCAGCTCCACCAGGTCTGGAGAAGGGAGTCTGTCATTCTCCCTGCGCCTAATGAATGGTACGTGAtgggtggatggggcagtgatttcCTGTCTTCACTCTCTGGGAGTGACATCCACTGTCTCTAACCCTTGGTCCTCTTGTTCTTCAGGGGACTGGCTTACAGAGCGCACTTCCACTGTCTACCACCTGGGTGACCTCATTCACATCGAGGCCTCGGTGTCCATGACCAACCACATGCCCCTGAAGCTCTACATTGACCGCTGTGTAGCTACATTGAGCCCAGACCAGGACTCCACCCCGAGGTACAGCATCATTGACCACAATGGGTAAGGAGCTCTCTGCTTTCTCCAGCTGCTCCCATCTCACTGGCTTCACTTATTCACCTGGTGCCCCTCCTTTTTAATCTTCAGTTGCCTCCTGGACAGCGAAGCTGAAGACTCCTTTTCGACCTTTGTGTTGCCAAGAGTCGAGCGGGAGGTGGACAAGCTCCGGTTTGACCTGGATGCGTTCCGTTTCTTTGGAGATGACCGTTCCTTGGTAAGAGGAAGCTGATCATGGGGATCTCTGGTGTTGGGAGGGAGTCACTAAATAACGACTTGTGTTGGTGTCCCTCAGATTTTCATCACCTGCCACCTGAAAGTAGCTCCTGCAGATCGGAGAGATTCCAGGAACAAAGCTTGTACTTTCCAGAAGATGCAGaatgtgtgagtctctctctctctctctctcggggaggggTTTGTGGAGAAGTGATGCACAACCTGGTTGCCTGACTGACACTTTCTCATTTAGTTGGGCCCCATTGGAGGAATGGAGCATTGACATTTGTGCCTGTTGCCGTGTGGGTAACTGTGCcccgcgggagctgcgattcggatcCAGAGGAAGGAGAGATCTTGTAGCTGAAGCTGGTAGGACATTGATCCTCTAGATGTTGGAGGTTCCCCCTTTTCCCTCTCTAACTGGAATGTCTGATATTGCAGAGAGTGAAGCTGGATTGAAGTGGGAGGCTGAGGCCTCACTCGGACCCCTGCTCATTCTGGACACCGATGTGACCAACCTGGCGATGGCCTCCCTGAATGAGGGAAGGATGCAGGAGGGGCCTCCAGGTGGGGAGTTGTCTGTTTGCTGGTTTCCATCTTCCCCTCGGTGTTTCCGTCACTAACCATTGGTTTCTCATTGGGTTTTGTAGGTGTGGAGTCTCGCGTGGTCCTGACCCTGACTGTGACGGCCGTCTCTCTCATCTCTGCTTCATTGATCGCCTTGTTCCTGTACAGGAAACGTAAACCAACTCTGTTCAGCCAGTGATCTAATCATCAATAAAGCCCTGATTCCTTGTGACTGGGAGCTGTCTGGTCTGTCGTTTTTCCCCAGTCCATGGAAATAATGGCTGGGGTCTGTGCTCCAAGCCCCCAAGATCCACATCCCCTTGAAGGGTTCTTCTACTTGAGGAGAGGGTAGTTTTTAATGGGGGCTGTTTTTTCTGGCTCCGTTTCAGTCTGTTCGCCCGGCACCCAGTATggcagagggggagtgagtgggtctCTGACCCCCCCTGGTGGGGCTGTTTATTGGGGCTGTCTACTCCTCTCCCAGGGTGATGTTTGCCACCTGGAGAGTGGGCACACTGTATTCCCAGGGTCATGTTTGAGCTTTGCTGGAACCAGAGTATGGTGCACACTGGGAGTGGGTGGGGAAAGGATGTTAttttggggggggagagagcgcatGTTATTTGATCAGCCTTTCTGTTTGGATCATTTAATTGCCTGACTGTTAACTGAATCTCAAAGCCTGTCTTGTGGGGTGGCGTTGACCTCTGCTGGTTCCCAGAGATCTGATCAGGTGCCTGAATTTCATCAGGATTCTGATATCCTGAGCTTGTAGGTAAGTCCAGGCGGATGGTTTTCAATCTGGGCAGATGGAACAGTGGCCTCTTCCGAGCTCCTACCTCTGGATTTGGGAATCTTGACATTCAAATAACAGGTGACATCTTGTTCTGACCGGGCTTGAAGTTATTGCCCAAGAATGAAGACTGGGGCTTAAGAGCTGAGTGTGAATCTTCCTGGTCGAAGATTGATCTGAGGTGTTGAaactttggattttgtttattgttacgtgtgctGAGGTACAGTGACATGTATGTTTCTGAGAGCCactcaacagatcactaagtacgtgaaaagaaaatatataagagggcaacacatggtacacatgtagctacataacaccggcatcggatgaagcatacagggtgtagtgttaatgaggtcagtccataagagggtcattgaggagtctggtgacagcggggaagaagctgtttttgagtctgtccgtgcgtgttctcagacttctgtatctcctgcccgatggaataagttggaagagtgagtaagccgggtgggaggggtctttgattatgctgcccgctttccccaggcagcgggaggtgtagatggagtcaatggatgggaggcaggttcgtgtgatggacagggctgtAGTTCCCCTGTAGGGAATTGAGTACAAGGTTAGCTGACCTCCAACTGAACCAGTCCATTGGGAACACGAGTggaaaagggtttcctttactccacaacaggctggtgttgggtggcactgtgtttctgtgtctctcttgcaggtgttgaaaccagaaatgtcgcactgggacagcttcgtaagagagggaacaagtctcactgtttatacctgaCCAGTGGGATTGTCCTTGTGCCGCGTCAGTCACCCTGACTGCCACCTATGCCTGTGCGAGTCTCTCctgttgatggtgaaatgtcaGCCGGAAGTGCCCCACTCGTGCAACTTcacgagagagaaagagggaccacagTTTATTCCTGACCAGTCGCCCCTCGAGTGAGCGAGTTCGAAGTGCTCTGGTCCCGTTTTGATCCTCGACTATGGAATTTTGAACCTTGACTATGGAATTATGggctggcaattattgtgactcaaccagagtggacagtgaaaggaaggtgagaccacaaCAACGGTAAATTTATTCAACAAAATTAGGCCCTCCACAACTCCGACTATAACACAAACACCGGTTATAAAaacggagactgtatcttgccggccgtcagggaacgccatgtaggcgtactgggggttagcgtacagcaggtggaccctctcgaccaacgggtccgacttgtgcgcccgcacgtgcttccgaagcaggatgggtctgggtgtcgctagccaggttgggagcgaggtcccggaggaggacttcctggggaagaccaggagatgttcatgaggtgtctggtagctgtacagagcagtgaccggatggggtggagggcctccgggaggatttcttgccagcgggagactgggaaagtCCTggacgtagggccagtagaacggtcttccagaccgttccgttctccccctctacctgcccgtttccctggggattGTAACCTGtcgcctgctcgaggcgatgcccttgctgagcaggaattgacgccaataatcgctcataaaggaggaccccctatcactgtatgtacgcggggaaaccgaacagtgtaaagataccctggagggccttgatgacggtggttgcggtcatgtcggggcaggggatagcgaatgggaaccgggaggactcgtcaatcacattcaggaaatacgtgttgcggtcggtggaggggatgccttgaAATCTATGCTGAGGCatacaaagggacgggaagcctttatcacgtgcgccctctctggccggtagaagtgcggtttgcactccgtgcagattcggcagtccctggtgactgtcctgacctcctcgatggagtaaggcaggtcgcGGGTctcaatgaagtggaaaaaacgagtgaaccccgggtggcagaggtcctcgtggagggctcggaggtgttccacttgtgcggtggcacacgtgccgcgggacagggcatcggaaggctcgtttagcttcccaggacggtacaagatttcGTAGTTATAGGtgcagagttctatcctccaccgtaagatcttgtcgttctttatcccgctctgcattatcgaacatgaaggccaccgaccgttggtccgtgaggagcgtgaatctcctgccggccaggtaatgcctccaatgtcgcacagcttccactatggcttgggcctctttttcaactgaatttctgaagcgtggagggttcgggagaagaaggccacgggtctgcccgcttggttgagggtggcggccagagctacgtcggacgcatcgctctcgtcgaaaggggagcgtctcgtcgacggcgcgcatcatggcctttgcaatgtctgctttgatgtggcagaaatcctggtgggcctccgtcgacaggaaggttgtggactggattaggggtcgggctttgtctgcgtagttacggacccactgtgcgtaatagttgaaaaacccgaggcagcgcttcgaggccttggggcagtgagggagggggaactccgtaagggggcgcatgcattcagggtcgaggtctataactccatttcgcactacgtagccgaggatggctaggcggtcggtgctaaatacgccttTATCCTTATagattaagttaaggattttcgtggtctggagaaatttccagaggttggtgtcgtggtcctgctggtcatggccgcagatggtgacgttatcaagatatgggaacgttgcgcgtaaaccgtatcggtcaaccattcggtccatctcgcgttggaagaccgagaccccattagtgacaccaaagggaacccttaaaaattgatagagccgcccatctgcttcgagggcagtgtacttgtggtcactagtggggaggggtagctgatggtaggtggacttgagatctaccgtggagaagaccttgtattgcacaaTTCTGttcaccatgtcagatatgcgggggagagggtacgcatccagctatgtaaacctgttgatggtcaatgaccatcctatgtttctccccggtctttaccaccactacttgagctctccagggactgttggtagcttcaatgatcccttccctcagtagcctttggacttctgacctgatgaaggtccggtcctgggcactgtaccgtctgctcctggtggtgacgggtttgcaatccggggtgaggttcgcaaacagggaaggcgggtcgaccttgagggtcgcgaggctgcagacagtcgggggggtatagggccgccgaatttaaaggtaagtctttgcaagttacattggaagtccaaccccaggagggtagccgcgcagaggggcggcaggacataaaggcggaaattgttgatttcctgccttggacagtgaggttcgctaggcagaacacctttatctccaccgagtgtgacccggaggccagggagattctttggtttacagggtgggtaacataaacagcgccttaccgtgtctgggtgtataaagctctccgtgctcccagagtcgatcaggcaaaacgtctcgtggccgttgatgaacactgttgtcgttgcagtcgcgagtgtccgaggtcgattttggtccagcgtcaccgaggccagatggagcagttgtgggttgtgatcgggcagcatgtagtcggccgtgctgggggcctggggctatccaagatggtgtctcccatggatcgcacatggtggtcggggttggacaaaatggtggcggggatggacaaaatggcggcgcccatccgtccagcgtggtgtcagaGGGGCAaggtggccgcgcccgtgggttggatgtggccctaggataggggggtggtggtgagcgctggccgcctggggcccaaggggaaggttgccgcggcggtccggagttgctggagaccgcggccatggctcgtgcttggcagacccccacaaaatggcccttcttgcagcaccctttgcaggtggaggtggggccgggcagcgctggcgggggtgcttcgcctgcccgcagaagaaacagcagggcccgacagagttagcgggccgtcttacagcgcaggcctgcagggacatggggaaggtcagtggggctgccactgcgggatgccacgcagcctagGGGGCcgacgcgcggtcgggcgcataggactgcgcatttctggaggcaacatccatggaccctgccagggccagtGCCTCGCTCAGTTCCAGGgtgtccaaaattgttgggtggggttactgggttatggggataagggggaggtgttgaccttgggtagggtgctctttccaagagccggtgcagaccc
It contains:
- the LOC140411273 gene encoding zona pellucida sperm-binding protein 3-like, coding for MGDFGVRVLVLVFVGAVHSSDTWQRFRGQRFPWSRVNASPGPQRLPPPGPPFTSHFRVSEGQSVSPLQTVTVQCGEDKLLVWAQLDLFGTGHLIQAADLTLGSAGCRPTRIYSQNHTALFDYGLHECGSRLQMSGDFLIYSTHLSHRPEYPGSVIVRTNGALVPIECRYFRKGNVSSNPIRPTWIPFSSTRSGEGSLSFSLRLMNGDWLTERTSTVYHLGDLIHIEASVSMTNHMPLKLYIDRCVATLSPDQDSTPRYSIIDHNGCLLDSEAEDSFSTFVLPRVEREVDKLRFDLDAFRFFGDDRSLIFITCHLKVAPADRRDSRNKACTFQKMQNVWAPLEEWSIDICACCRVGNCAPRELRFGSRGRRDLVAEAESEAGLKWEAEASLGPLLILDTDVTNLAMASLNEGRMQEGPPGVESRVVLTLTVTAVSLISASLIALFLYRKRKPTLFSQ